One window from the genome of Salvelinus fontinalis isolate EN_2023a chromosome 3, ASM2944872v1, whole genome shotgun sequence encodes:
- the LOC129851428 gene encoding adenosine receptor A1-like: MADRMSGGEVAYTVLEVLIAVACCLGNVLVISAVWLSSSLRQPTFCFMVSLAVADFLVGSVAVPAAILVDGRVQISFNVCLFISCVEILLTLASVLFLLAICVDRYLRVFIPLRYKRTVTERRSWVVVAICWFVAFMLSFPPMFGWYNHDTLSHSGNSTTIICRFLAVIPMSYIVYFNFFLCTLTPLLIMTVLYCYIFCMIRKNLKGRTGSGAQSHIYFRKERSLARSLTLVLVLFAFCWLPLHFMNCVAYFGNPSDIPQQAFYVGILLSHGNSAVNPIVYAFKIRKIQEAYLRIWRKFVYRGDNQTTEKNTSSNPRVARND; the protein is encoded by the exons ATGGCTGACaggatgtctggaggagaggtggcCTACACAGTGCTGGAGGTGCTGATCGCTGTTGCCTGCTGTCTGGGCAATGTGCTAGTGATCTCGGCAGTGTGGTTGAGCAGCTCTCTACGGCAGCCCACCTTCTGCTTTATGGTTTCTCTGGCTGTGGCAGACTTCCTTGTGGGTTCTGTGGCTGTGCCAGCAGCTATACTGGTAGATGGAAGAGTGCAGATTTCATTCAATGTCTGTCTCTTCATAAGCTGTGTGGAAATTTTGTTGACATTGGCCTCTGTACTGTTTCTACTAGCCATCTGTGTGGACCGATATCTACGAGTCTTCATCCCTCTCAG GTACAagaggacagtaacagagaggagaTCTTGGGTGGTGGTAGCAATATGTTGGTTTGTTGCCTTCATGTTGAGCTTCCCACCCATGTTTGGGTGGTACAACCATGACACCTTGTCTCACTCAGGGAACTCAACCACCATCATTTGCCGTTTCCTGGCTGTGATTCCCATGTCATACATCGTATACTTCAATTTCTTCCTCTGCACCCTCACACCGTTGCTTATCATGACTGTCCTGTACTGCTACATATTCTGTATGATCCGGAAGAACCTGAAGGGGAGGACGGGTAGCGGTGCCCAGTCCCACATCTACTTCAGGAAGGAGAGGAGCCTGGCCCGATCCCTGACTCTGGTTCTGGTACTCTTCGCCTTTTGCTGGCTCCCTCTACACTTCATGAACTGTGTTGCCTACTTTGGTAACCCATCAGACATACCCCAACAGGCCTTCTATGTGGGCATCCTCCTCTCCCATGGCAATTCAGCTGTCAACCCGATCGTGTATGCCTTCAAGATCCGCAAGATCCAGGAAGCATACCTGAGGATATGGAGGAAGTTTGTGTACCGAGGTGACAACCAGACCACTGAGAAGAACACCAGCAGTAATCCTAGGGTAGCCAGGAATGACTGA